In Aedes albopictus strain Foshan chromosome 3, AalbF5, whole genome shotgun sequence, the genomic window AAAACTACAATTCGATTATCCAAGTTCTGTTTAAACTTTCACATTCCTCCAGCGTTCTTGCTTGCTTGCCACGCTTGTCTTACTGGGGACAGATGGTTTTTGCGACacatgaaaaaaataagaaattgaaaGCACTCCGATTGGAGTTATTTATATAAGTTGTGGTGATCCTTCCAGGCCAGCAAGGAACAGAGTTAAAAGATTAAGtgactttgtttttatttaatttttactcAAGATATATAATAGATTATCTAATAAAATTGCAATCTCATAATGTCGAGGAACTTTTGATGCCTAAAGAATGGCTTGCTTATCTGTTTTTTTCTCTTTAATTATTTTTCACTTTCTGTGCTAGCACTAGTTATTATTACCAATTTGTGgtttttacatatttttaaatACATTAAATGTATTGTCCTTCTCGTTGAATGCGTTCTCGTTACCGTTTTCGTAAAAGTCTGGTCGGTCAGAAgaaaagcatgtttttttttttcaaacgctcTAGAGATCTTTTCACCCAAAGTGCGCAAGGACTTTAGTGACTGGGTGCGTTTCCTCAGAACTTCAGCACTGGCAAGCGTTGTTACTACTTAGGATTGTGATTAAATTTTCATTTCCGTAAAAGGATTCCTAGAAACTCTTTCTGGAGGCGAGGCAATTTTGGCATACTCCACCTTTATCTAGCTTAGCGAACTCGAACTATTTGACTGGCCAACTGGGTTTGGTATACCGCGTGCAACGTTACAGGGCGAAAAGCAATTGAAATAACTTGCGTTTTGGCCGGATATATGAGTGCTTTGTGCCGATTAGCAAAGTGTAGCTTAAAGGGAGCACACCCAGGTTGGGATTCTTAGAGTGATCATGGTTGATGATAAGGGTTCTTTCAACCGAAGGAGTAAGCACGCGTTTATTCAACAATaccatgacgggttcgatttccaatCGGTCCAGGGACTTATGTAATGGAAGTTCCCTTATCTGTAAATTTTCTGTATCCCTCAATGAGTAAGgtagggcaagagtttctttcgaAGTTATTGatctcaattcaaattatttctttccggTGTCAAGGATGTTCgatgcctttttgaaaaagagtcttttactcaaaaatcatgaaaatttattcatattcatattcataGTTTTGGTTGGTTGTCTATACTGGTAAGTCCTCATAGGAATGACTTCAATATTACGCAAAATTAAGGATTATACCAGGGaaaatagccgaggcggtaaacgcacgggtattcagcatgaccatgctgagggtgacgggttcgattcccggttggtccaggatcttttagtaaaggaaatttccttgacttccttgggcatagagtatcttcgtgcctgccacacgatatacacatgtaaaatggtcattggtagagaaagctctcagttaataactgtggaggtgctcatagaacactaagctgagaagcaggctttgtcccagtgaggacgttacgccaagaagaagaagaagaagaaccagggaAAATACCCCATGAAGAAAACAATcactattttttttgttattgttgcGGAAAAGGTGCattattcaggtattccttctttgagttttgcaagattttttctaaagattcctccaatttgtttttagggttttttttcttcccctgttctgctcaagaatattctccatgattacctccagggacactgcctgaaattcctttgaagattcgttCAAGATTAATTCAAATATTCCGGTATTTTTTATAGGAggaagattctcgcaggatttcctaCAATGATtcaagcaagaattcctccaaaaattgctttgaTATCCCTATAAAATGTATTTCTGCTAatgcatttctttcaaaatttctccagtgattccttcagagattatttccgaAACTACACCCGGAAACTTCCTAGCATCAGcagattctcaagaaatttccaaaaagattcatcttgaaactagttcacgagtttcttctaaaatttgttcagaaatttctcctgagattcctttagcgaTTATTCAGGAAATACCACGAAGGATTTCTACGGAAGTTTCTTGATCCATTTCAGTGGCATTTTCCCTCTAAGAATATTATCAGAATTCTGCTAGAAGTTTCTCCAACGGTTTATCAAGGCAGAAATGCAGAaatgtttttcaggaattactgttggaatttctacagagtttCCTTCCCATTTTATTTCCTctggcatttatttagaaatttctttagataattctcaagagattctgaaAGTGCCACCAGAGGGATTGCTTAGAGTTTATTCAGACcttacttcaaggattctttcctcAAGAagattcaagaaattcctcaagaagataatcggaaatttttacaggagattctcggaaattcctctagtaggtcctcgggaattcctgcagaagtttctcaggaattctccaggagatctccaggaatacctcctggagatcgtcgggagttcttccaggagttccttagaaactcctccagaaatgccctTCAAATTCCTCAATAAGCttcccaaaaattcctcatggagctcctcaggaatttcttcaggaaatcctagaggtattCATAGGAATATCCAGTTGAACGTCTGATAAACTCCTCAAAGATCTCTTGGGAATATCGTGGAagtattcccgagaaattcccaaggatctccagcagaaatttccaaggatctttttggggaattcccgagaaactcctggaggtatacccGCGAATCTCCGGGAAAGATtaccaaggaactcctagaagaatctcgaggaaatcctggataaattctcgaagaactcctggaagaatttccgtagatctcctggaagaatctccgcggaactcgtagagaaatttccgaggaactcatggatgaatttcatGCATTAATTTCGGCATAAATTACTCAAGGATCTATTGCTTGGTATTTAGAAAAAATGatcaagaaatccttctatgAATACCTTCAGAGGGTTCTCCTGtacttccagatatttttttaaatattctttcaaaaaatcattttttacgaaatttattcaaaaattctctgaaaaaaaatgtccagatttttttttgtttctgcaggatttttttcgagaatttctccttcaagatttctttctcTGGGGGTTTTTATGTTACTATCCCTGAAAAAGTGATAAGAAATTATTCTGAGaaacccttcaggagtttttctatggATAGCTTCCGAAATTCCAAGGATCTCTCCAAAAGTTATTGATGTATTTATACAAGAATACCATCGGTACCTGTGTTtgcagtttctggagaaattttggcagACAGTTTTAAAACATTCCTCCAGAGTCTTTCAGGAAGGatctcatgttttttttcttttaataatTAAACAggtatcttaaggagtttctgcaggtgcTTTTGTTCAGGAATCGCtccagaattatttcaagaatatcTTGTTGGAATCCCGAgtcatatagaaatttcttcagaattttcatcTGATTTCAATGCTCTAAATATCAGTAGAAATCCGGACGGAAATTTCGGAAagtatctctgaaggattttttaaaataaatctgCAGTAAAATGTCTATAAAAATCTTGTTTACTGTATCTCAAGTGGTACGTtcaaaaattttggagaaatcccagcaggaagtaCTGAAAAACTTTATAGAGAAAAACCTGGACAAAGTCTTCGGAACAGCCTAgtgcggaattcctagaaaagtgcaTTAAGCaatatttaagaaaattcctgaagaaattctttaattaAATTCCCAATGGTgtatgtggaagattttctatagAAGTCTCTGATCAAATTATGTGCTTTTGATCTTCTGAAAGGATCGTTAAAAGAAaatttgaaggtatttctgaggCAGTTTGTggatatattcctgaaggaattcctgtaggaatatcagagaaaaaaaaatgcttacaaAAGCTTCTGCAACGAGTCCCTGTAGAAGTACCTGGATACTTTTTGGcgggaatttttaatggaattcttAGAGCATTCCTTGATCAATTTTTGGTGGgcttccagaagaaatacctgtacgaatttctgaatgaatctctggacgatttttcgaagaaaccacAAGATTTGTATATTAAATAATGTTTGGTATAATTTCTGAAGCACTGTTAAAATTTGTGAAGTAATTTCTGGCGTAGTCTTCGAAGGGTTTCCcaaacgaatttctaaaaaaaatctgaagtaatcccaTGCGGAGTTTCAGGATAAACTCATGGAAATCTACATAAAAGAAATCATAGATACATTTTCGAtgaaattctcaagggaatttctgacggaaaacttctggaaaaatcctaaaaagcTCAATACATTGAATTCCAGCACCTTGCGGTGcacgacaccctccttatctgaaattaTAAATATTTATGCAGTTTCTGTCAGATACTCATCCAAaaccatccactccgagcagagattttGAGTTTATTCGCCTTATGCGTGACCAAGGAGGGAGAACGACAGCCTTGAACAGAGTATTGgggtgtactattgttgattatgtgttaCTCTAATTGTGATATACGTAGTGTGAACGAATGTATGAACATAACTGTTAATAATTTCCAATAGAGGAATTAAACgaaagttatttttttataattaattCGGTATTCTTTTCTCATCAACAGAAATAGTATAATCCAAATGATGAATAAACAATGACTTAACATTAACATTATAAACACGACTAACTTGAACGAAAAACATCACCAAATACCTTTTTGTTGTTGAACGGGACGCAAGTGCATCGCTCACGAGTGAGCATATCATCGTGCTTTCTTTTCTGAAAAATATGTCTCAATCGGTCTTCAGAAACATTAAACATTACACATACTGTTGCTCTACGTATCTGAACTAAGCTATTTACTCAGCTGCGCGCCACACTATTTTATCGGGTCGTTGCATTTTGGAACACAATTATGCACCACCTTCAGTTGTATCTTGCGCATCCAGCTTGACGCGTCTCTTTTGTATTAAGATGTGGAAAATCGCTGTCATTTTATCACTGTTATCACTAGTTGCCAAGTGTCAGCAAGTCAATCAAACTTCTCCAACATCACAATCTGCCACACTGAGCTTCATCTCACAGAAAATGAATGCCACCAAGAAAGCACCAACCGCCGACGATAAAGAGAAAGTGACGATCCTCTGCAGTAATCGCAGCTCACCATCCTTTCAACCAGTTACTGTGAACGACAAACAAGTGATGGACAAGTTAGACTTCCAGAAACCTTTAACCCTAATAGTGCACGGATGGAATGGCAATATCAGCAAACCATTCATGCGAAATTTGACTCAAAACTATTTGTTGTACGTTGACAGCAACCTGTGTCTGGTGGAGTGGAGCAGCATGGCTGCTTGCGAATACAGCGTAGTCTTTGAGCAGGGTGTCAAAAAAGTCGTTAACCATTTGACCCGATTCGTTCGTTTTGTGCACCGCAGCGGGATGGCCTACGGCGACGTAACTTTAGTTGGACACAGCTTAGGGGCACACATTGCCGGCCTGGTCGGTAAGAACCTGGATGGGCAGATTGGAGCTATCTACGCACTGGATCCCGCCGGGGTGTTGTTCACATTTCCTCTGGATGTTGGCGAGGACAAACGTTTGGCTCCCACTGATGCCCAGTACGTTCAGGCGATCTACACCAGCAGCGGAACACTAGCGATGAGTGTCGCAGCTGGGCAGCAAAACTTTTGGGTCAATAAGGACGGAGCTCATCCGCAACCGGGATGCGAAGATGCCTCTACGGAGACGGACGAGTTTGAGAGAATGTATGGTATGGATGAGAGATTGATCATTTGATGGGATTCCGAAATTTTACAAATTGACTATATTTTGCAGAGGCAGTTGGATGCAGTCACCGAATGGCACTGGTATATTTCACTACAGCATTAAATCCAGAGGTAAATTTCACAATGAAACGCTGCTATGCTTACTTGATGTATCAATCCGGGCTGTGTGTTCTTGCTACCAAAGATAAATTGGGCATTCACGCAGAGAGGTATTTTTATTTAAGTTCTTTTGTTTAGTAGACTATTTATGCTGTTATATTTCAGAATCTCAGGAAACTTTTATGGCGCTGTCTTACCATGAtatggaaaataaataaaaatgaacgAAACCAATGATAAAACTCATGGCAGTTGACAATCAATTTGCAATATTTGAATCAATAAAACTGCATCATAAAGCTTCTTGGCTACCAATACTGGAGAAACATTTAGCGGGAATATAGCACAAAATAGCAGCATTGGCTGAGAAAAAGAAGCGCGTCTGATCAATTTACAAAAGAAATCCCTGACATCCGAGTGACCAAATTAGCGTtgagcaattttgaatcgatgttcgccacatcgatgtttttgttccgattaatcgattttttgaatcgatgatgaagccccacgaaatcgaccgaatcaaTGTTttacatccgatttttttttttcgattcaaaaatattaaatttctttttttttagaatgtacTGTAGAATTTTATCAATAGAAAATTTacctaaaatcgaggtaaaatgtacataaaatcaaaGTTCATAAAAACGAGGGTCTATAAaatctagggtccactaaatcaagCTTTACCTGTATATATCAGGTTTCTTGGGCAACCCCTCCCAGGAGTcgaagtgaatctttctcaggattctgggaaaactcTTTTTATGGTTAAGaaagtccctttcagggttctagcgcatccttctcaggattctatagattgtttcataaattataaacacactttgtttattaaattaaatgaactgttctaatgatttttaccaactactttcagagtatagcatatcgtactccatatttttatatttcctttcaatagtcttgatattttaaagagtagtcgagttctctaacaaataatttaatttttcaaatttgcatttggtgttttttaatgatttcagcattatttatcactaaatgccaaaaattatataaatttttatcacattcgctttctcaagttgtctaaggaatgccttgaacaaaatttgggaaaaatcgataaaggcatttccacaacattttttcggagatcaagtttcttatttttaaggttttctactgaacataagaactaccacacagttacttagctttcctgaacgcatttaatctaaacaaacttattttttcagctcattcgatccttcagatggcaaagcttgtcataccataaaaacgaatgcagtaagcagtaatttaGACATTCGTTTTCTTttcgtttgttgctactggtgttgttgagaaatttgaaacaaaaaaaatgtattgagaagGTTCGTGATGGtggtttttgatcaaatattccagtaaaaattactcttacctatcgagaaatatcttttattatcaattcagaaatttttattgCGTTTCGAAATTAAAtaatttatctgtgagatttttttcttttctactgtgctacattttttgaccactttgtgcaacttcaaattttaatcatcttgtttacagagccctattttaacttttaacttttaccagatatatcaacaaaattggtattatgtGCTTCGTTAGCatatttactataagagctagaagaaacttttttagatattgtgctcaaattgaaatggtagttaatcgttagtgtatttctaatttctgaaacagtctttaGGTCAGCACATCTCTGGATTCCATTTTtcttttgagaatccctctcaggattctagttgaATTCCCCTTAttaatgtggaagatccccttTTAGGGTCAGAGTTCTGGAGCAATCTGATTCATGAATCTAATGGGATGTCtatcaatactgcaggagaatttctcgcAGGGTGAAGCAATTtatcacaggattcagggagaatccaccTCGGGAAATCCctctggattctggaagatttcctcttaaattcagagagaatccatctcagaaaactggggtaatctctcccgggattctagagaaatccttaatagaattcagggagaattcctgctggaagagttttcttttctcttttctgtgaTAAGGTCTCTCGGGATGacggtgtgataattttcagcattttgatagaatctctcacagaattttgaAGGAACCCTCAGAATTACGGAAAAGGCCctttaaaaatcctggaggaattttactcAGCAGTATTATAaaggaatacctatcagaattctacgGAATCTTTGGATTCTAAGGAAGTTCATTTCAGGAACTTGGGGTATTCTCTACCAGGATTCCCTAtcaagggtgaaatccctttcaggaatctaagaaatttctggatgatctgggtagATTCTTCTAAGGTTTCTGGAAAACCTTCTGTTATAGCCAGGGTGAGAGGCAGACTTACATCCAACAGATTCTATATGTCCATCGCCGCGAACACGGAGTAGCTTGGTGAGACGGTTAAATTACTGCTATTCGGAGTGGCTTTCTCATTCGTGGTATCATTACTGGTACTCACAAATGATAGTCCCAGATTTTTGCTTGTAGGTTTGATTGTGTTCTACGCACTAATGATGATCTGCCGATATCGTCGTCGAAGGTGGCACGAGGGGTGGTGCTACATTTAGGAAACTACATCAATGTTGTATCGCCGGTTGATTCCTATTTTGATCTATATCGGCTTATTGGTGTTGCAAACAActtcacttaggatcccactcataATTCTGAGGAAAtgtttctcagcattctcaagaACTCCTCTCAGAGTTCTTGGacaatcatactcagcattctcagaattatgGCGAAATTTCCCTTAGAGTTCTGGCGGAatatctcttaggattctgggggaatcccataCACGATTCTGCGCAAGATCCtttccaagattctctgaaaattcggctttctggggaaATGATTCTGGCGACCatgattttggaaaaatccttgggattccggtgcttcttcttcttcttcttggcgtaacgtcctcactgggacaaagcctgcttctcagcttagtgttctatgagcacttccacagttattaactgagagcttcctctgccaatgaccatttttgcatgcgtatatcgtgtggcaggcacgaagac contains:
- the LOC109411349 gene encoding lipase member H-like, which gives rise to MWKIAVILSLLSLVAKCQQVNQTSPTSQSATLSFISQKMNATKKAPTADDKEKVTILCSNRSSPSFQPVTVNDKQVMDKLDFQKPLTLIVHGWNGNISKPFMRNLTQNYLLYVDSNLCLVEWSSMAACEYSVVFEQGVKKVVNHLTRFVRFVHRSGMAYGDVTLVGHSLGAHIAGLVGKNLDGQIGAIYALDPAGVLFTFPLDVGEDKRLAPTDAQYVQAIYTSSGTLAMSVAAGQQNFWVNKDGAHPQPGCEDASTETDEFERMYEAVGCSHRMALVYFTTALNPEVNFTMKRCYAYLMYQSGLCVLATKDKLGIHAERISGNFYGAVLP